Within Microbacterium proteolyticum, the genomic segment ACGATCCGGGTCGCCAGCAGTCGATCGAGGCGCGCGCGGCCGCGATCCCCGGTCGCGCGGGAGTACAGCTCGAGCGGACGCCCCGCCGCGACACCCGCGGGGACCGCGAAGATCAGCAGCGCGATGCGGGTCGAGAACGCCCAGCGCAGCTCCGACGAGTACGTCCCGAGGAACCCCAGTTCGATCACCGCGTACGGGGCGAGCCCGAGCCCGAAGAAACCGATCGTGCGCAGCACCGGCCACGCTTCCCCGCGGCGCCGCACGCGGACCACCCCGACGATGTAGGCGATGGATGCCACGAGCAGCACGCCGAGCGGGACGGGCGCGGCGTGCCAGGTGGAGAAGAGGACATGCAGAGGAGGCGTGGCAGCACGGTAGGCCGCGCGGCTATGCATTCGCCGGGACGCGGTGCTTCTCCAGCGCGGCGAGGACCGCGGGGAGCAGGGCGTCGGCGGTGCGGCGGTATCCGAGCGCGCTCGGGTGGAAGCGGTCGACGCTGAACATCTCGTCGGGGCGCTCGGCGAACACCGGTCCCACCGCACGCGCGAGGGCGACGACGCGTCCGCCCGCACGGTGCACCGCCGCGGCCTGCGCCGCGGCGAGCTGTCGCGACGACCGTGCGGCAAGCGCACGCAGCGGCTGCGGGATCGCGCGGAGCGTTCCCAGGTCGGGGCAGGTCCCGACCACCACGGGGATGCCGCGATCCCGCAGGTCGCGCACGACCTGTTCGAGCTGCCCCGCGGCGCGGGACGCGGGGATCCGGTGGGTGACGTCGTTTCCGCCCACCACGATCACCGCGACGTCGGCGCGGTACGGCTCGGGGACGGCCGCCAGCTGCCGCGCGAGCGCCGAGGTCTCCGAGCCGACGACCGCGGCCGTACGCAGCCGCACCGGACGCCCCTCGACGCGTGCGATCCCTTTCGCGAG encodes:
- a CDS encoding SGNH/GDSL hydrolase family protein, which produces MRRRRPITVTVASLVAVLGTAAVGVRTLIARQAAIARRRIGKPLGEQALDADRVWRRKKHAGAPVELLLLGDSIAAGLGAGHRRDTLGARLAKGIARVEGRPVRLRTAAVVGSETSALARQLAAVPEPYRADVAVIVVGGNDVTHRIPASRAAGQLEQVVRDLRDRGIPVVVGTCPDLGTLRAIPQPLRALAARSSRQLAAAQAAAVHRAGGRVVALARAVGPVFAERPDEMFSVDRFHPSALGYRRTADALLPAVLAALEKHRVPANA